A window of the Chloroflexus sp. Y-396-1 genome harbors these coding sequences:
- a CDS encoding RAMP superfamily CRISPR-associated protein yields the protein MSYEFHARFPFALQDGTVQAFALQWLAGETQELPKRWGDLRLLRDPTARLAVLAQAMITPQLERARSGTRTQAGGYRLWVERDAATFLARQRTTMQQLGLEPTLPDLATLPPGAWALRLTFTLSKPYLSRDDRLFHLLENPVKKEWVFDVPYVAPSGWKGALRAALRQMRGYTTLEQEANDSQMVRLFGNVRGEEEAFRAGSVQFFPTFFDRLGLEVINPHDREKGVGARGPILLECVPAGAQGTLMLLYVPTGIAVDMQQSAADLVVVAQGIQAMLSTYGFGAKTSSGFGIAADDLVDGEIRIAMQTLSLKGKRLSNLAAEVEHWLKTAL from the coding sequence ATGAGTTACGAATTCCATGCCCGCTTCCCTTTTGCCCTTCAGGACGGTACCGTGCAGGCATTTGCGCTGCAATGGCTTGCCGGCGAGACGCAGGAGCTGCCGAAGCGCTGGGGTGATCTGCGCTTGCTGCGTGACCCGACTGCACGGCTGGCAGTGCTGGCGCAGGCAATGATCACGCCCCAACTCGAACGTGCCCGCAGTGGCACCCGCACACAGGCTGGCGGTTACCGCCTGTGGGTCGAACGGGACGCTGCAACATTCCTTGCCCGCCAACGCACTACGATGCAGCAACTCGGTCTGGAACCAACGCTGCCTGACCTGGCAACCCTCCCACCTGGAGCGTGGGCGCTGCGTCTGACCTTCACCCTGAGCAAGCCATATCTGAGCAGAGACGACCGTCTTTTTCACCTTCTAGAAAATCCGGTGAAGAAGGAGTGGGTTTTTGATGTTCCCTACGTTGCGCCGTCGGGATGGAAAGGTGCCCTGCGCGCTGCGCTGCGTCAGATGCGCGGGTATACCACGTTGGAACAGGAAGCGAACGACTCGCAGATGGTGCGGCTGTTCGGCAACGTCAGGGGGGAAGAAGAGGCATTTCGCGCCGGGTCGGTGCAGTTCTTTCCCACCTTCTTCGACCGTCTCGGTTTAGAGGTGATCAACCCGCATGACCGGGAAAAGGGGGTTGGTGCACGCGGGCCGATCTTGCTGGAATGCGTACCCGCTGGCGCGCAGGGTACGTTGATGCTGCTCTACGTACCGACTGGCATAGCGGTCGATATGCAGCAGAGTGCCGCGGACCTCGTGGTCGTTGCGCAGGGCATTCAGGCGATGCTGAGCACCTATGGCTTTGGCGCGAAAACGAGCAGCGGCTTCGGCATAGCCGCAGATGATCTGGTGGATGGCGAGATACGCATCGCTATGCAGACGCTTTCTCTGAAGGGTAAACGGCTGAGTAATCTGGCAGCGGAGGTAGAACACTGGCTGAAGACCGCGCTGTAA